The Cottoperca gobio chromosome 6, fCotGob3.1, whole genome shotgun sequence genome has a segment encoding these proteins:
- the psmd7 gene encoding 26S proteasome non-ATPase regulatory subunit 7, whose translation MPELAVENVVVHPLVLLSVVDHFNRIGKVGNQKRVVGVLLGSWHKKVLDVSNSFAVPFDEDDRDDSVWFLDHDYLENMYGMFKKVNARERIVGWYHTGPKLHKNDIAINELIKQYCTNSVLVIIDVKPKDLGLPTEAYISVEEIHDDGTPTSKTFEHVTSEIGAEEAEEVGVEHLLRDIKDTTVGTLSQRITNQVHGLKGLNSKLLEIRSYLERVTAGKLPINHQIIYQLQDVFNLLPDVNLLEFTKAFYLKTNDQMLVVYLASLIRSVVALHNLINNKISNRDAEKKEGQEKEEGKKEKKDDKEKKDDKDKDKEKEKADGGKKDEKKKK comes from the exons ATGCCGGAGCTAGCGGTGGAAAATGTGGTCGTTCACCCCTTGGTGTTGCTCAGTGTGGTCGATCATTTTAACAG GATAGGAAAAGTTGGAAATCAGAAACGAGTGGTTGGTGTCCTTCTGGGATCATGGCACAAAAAGGTTCTTGACGTCTCAAATAGTTTTGCAG TGCCATTTGACGAGGATGACAGGGATGATTCAGTGTGGTTCTTGGATCATGACTACTTGGAGAACATGTATGGCATGTTCAAGAAAGTTAATG CCAGAGAAAGAATAGTCGGATGGTACCACACAGGACCCAAGTTGCATAAGAATGACATTGCCATCAATGAGCTCATCAAGCAGTACTGTACCAATTCA GTGTTAGTCATTATAGATGTGAAGCCCAAAGATCTTGGTCTACCCACAGAAGCATACATCTCTGTGGAGGAAATACATGAC GATGGTACTCCAACATCCAAGACATTTGAACACGTCACCAGTGAGATTGGAGCTGAGGAAGCAGAGGAAGTGGGTGTGGAGCACTTGCTCAG AGATATCAAGGATACCACAGTGGGCACCCTGTCGCAACGGATCACAAATCAGGTTCATGGCCTGAAGGGACTCAACTCCAAGCTGTTGGAGATCCGCTCCTACCTGGAGAGAGTGACGGCAGGAAAACTTCCCATCAACCACCAGATCATCTACCAGCTGCAGGATGTCTTCAACCTGCTCCCAGATGTAAATCTGCTG GAGTTCACAAAAGCCTTCTACCTTAAGACCAACGACCAAATGCTGGTGGTCTACCTGGCCTCGCTCATACGCTCTGTGGTGGCTCTTCACAACCTGATCAACAACAAGATTTCCAACCGAGAcgcagaaaagaaagaaggacaggagaaagaggaaggcaagaaagagaagaaagacgacaaagagaaaaaagatgatAAGGACAAAGACAAGGAGAAGGAAAAAGCTGATGGTGGCAagaaagatgagaagaagaaaaaatga
- the LOC115010046 gene encoding LOW QUALITY PROTEIN: dynein light chain roadblock-type 2 (The sequence of the model RefSeq protein was modified relative to this genomic sequence to represent the inferred CDS: deleted 1 base in 1 codon): protein MAGTEHAEVEETLKRIEVHKGVIGTIVVNAEGIPIRTTLDFSTAVQYAGLLRTLTIMARSTVRDIDPQNDLTCLRIRSKKHEILVAPENDFLLIVIQNPCE from the exons ATGGCAGGAACTGAGCAC GCAGAAGTTGAGGAAACACTGAAGAGGATCGAAGTCCATAAAGGTGTGATTGGAACAATTGTTGTTAATGCAGAAG GTATTCCCATAAGAACAACTTTAGATTTCTCCACGGCAGTTCAGTATGCAGGACTTCTTCGAACCCTCACAATAATGGCGAGGAGCACAGTGAGGGACATTGACCCTCAGAATGACCTCACCTGCCTT CGCATACGCTCCAAGAAACACGAGATCTTGGTTGCACCAG aGAACGACTTTCTGCTGATAGTCATCCAGAACCCATGTGAATAG
- the LOC115009380 gene encoding genetic suppressor element 1-like, giving the protein MTYQTHCSTPLSLWVEPSVQGLSRERVGAENTQPQQDKRTPPTHSPHHLTHPFGLTPSSVMQDPRIQSLSLPGQMHHVVPSGAIPEEYLRALRPFATSDDLRLASLPLTLDPAVAAHAAAAAAYYHPAYMHHPMSLPRMEESLCLSALRSQFYSVPAGGAFSPLHHSALHLHLPGSRYPGELNHTAALAERLQMENELRQREREQEREREKEREREAGLEREREREREEERERELDRQKERQRERQQQMVRAAESHYLAELQARRAPPEDRARPGERLTPNRLDKIKDSEHPGFPAPKHLSLQSGLHSSRGSIPHPVPSLVPSHLGKHHAAAGGIHGALAAAMMTQRASEAAWLTRQRGQGQEREGPLEMGLRSPGKGVELRRENHRTNSVHHNHAGNKDAPPCLGAPPPLISPKGPHHPPAPTTTLWNPASFVDTPADSRRKLNPPTPPSRPPPGLTRADRPSLSWGEKLEEGGRKRAEGTESTCTDLVGRCQAASPSPMRERQIQPPNSMLVYDEVLQQHRRLLSKLDLEEKRRREAREGGYYYDLDESYDESDEEEVKAHLKRVTQQPPLKLEASSEKVDFMRVCGLTTLANRDELLARKRRKRRRMMRERSLSPPAVRGKRKASLPSTPTPSLTTPYSAEQMDSTPELHEKKDFLHMFNLSHVSPQQRRDKERTEELLKAIQRKTVTLDTLRFNPLPPCRSPPAPSTGNSSSVPLPSQANGHLYPDSPSPSPPYLHKPKHLPHNDTFKPSMDSYVARIPPALAPHREKNEFMEPQPNRKPQGLQNGVVASPQKKEHNHVQNGRNRPWERFTPEAFAQHFHQAVLQSTHNTLQNKGVSNCVSETGMKADRSLPHNVSQLNSSTPHHAPHHAHINGHLFHSLVASGDTPGPRENLSDEDEEESGPEEEDEEEEEMEEAPRKWQGIEAIFEAYQEYADEWTIERQVLHGQCKRLEAQNYNLTRTAEQLSLTMGDLVSQRQKVREEREQLQAQLEHFRRCLTLPNIHWGRGQVNGHTPR; this is encoded by the exons ATGACATATCAGACCCACTGTTCCACTCCGCTGAGCCTCTGG GTTGAGCCGAGTGTTCAGGGACTCAGTAGGGAGCGGGTGGGTGCTGAGAACACCCAGCCACAACAGGATAAGAGGACTCCACCCACTCACTCACCTCACCACCTGACTCACCCCTTTGGTCTCACCCCCAGCTCTGTCATGCAGGACCCCAGAATACAGAGTCTTAG TTTGCCTGGGCAGATGCACCACGTGGTACCCTCGGGTGCCATCCCAGAGGAGTACCTGAGAGCGCTCCGGCCCTTCGCCACCTCAGATGACCTCCGACTGGCTTCTCTACCTCTGACTTTGGACCCTGCTGTTGCGGCtcatgctgcagctgctgctgcttactATCATCCTGCCTACATGCACCACCCGATGTCCTTACCAAG GATGGAGGAGTCCCTGTGTCTTTCTGCTCTGCGGTCGCAGTTCTACTCTGTACCTGCAGGGGGCgccttctctcctcttcaccaCTCTGCCCTACACTTGCACCTGCCTGGAAGCAGATACCCAGGAGAACTAAACCACACAGCAGCACTGGCTgagag GCTACAGATGGAGAATGAGCTCCgccagcgagagagagagcaagagcgtGAACGAGAAAAAGAAAGGGAGCGCGAAGCAGGGCTGGAacgagagcgggagagagagagggaggaggaacgggagagagagctggacagacagaaggagaggcagagggagagacagcaaCAGATGGTCAGAGCGGCCGAGAGCCACTACCTGGCTGAGCTGCAGGCTCGGAGGGCACCACCGGAGGACAGGGCCAGGCCAGGGGAGAGGCTGACCCCGAACAGactgg ATAAAATTAAGGACTCAGAGCACCCAGGTTTCCCAGCACCCAAACATCTGTCCCTGCAGTCTGGTCTTCACTCCTCCAGGGGCTCTATTCCACACCCTGTTCCCAGCCTGGTGCCTTCTCACCTGGGGAAGCATCATGCTGCTGCTGGGGGGATCCATGGAGCTCTGGCAGCTGCCATGATGACTCAGAGGGCCAGCGAGGCGGCGTGGTTAACACGGCAACGAGGGCaaggacaggagagggagggtcCACTGGAGATGGGCCTCAGGTCACCTGGGAAAGGGGTGGAGCTGAGGAGAGAAAATCACAG AACCAATTCAGTCCATCACAACCATGCAGGCAACAAAGATGCACCTCCCTGCCTCGGTGCGCCACCTCCCCTCATCTCCCCCAAAGGTCCCCATCATCCTCCTGCCCCTACGACTACACTGTGGAACCCAGCCTCCTTTGTCGACACCCCCGCAGACTCCCGCAGAAAACTCAACCCTCCGACACCGCCAAGTCGGCCACCTCCAGGACTGACCAGAGCCGACAGGCCGTCTCTGAGTTGGGGGGAGAAGCTGGAAGAGGGAGGCAGAAAGAGGGCGGAAGGCACAGAGAG TACCTGCACTGACCTGGTGGGACGGTGTCAGGCAGCTTCTCCGTCTCCGATGAGGGAGCGACAGATTCAGCCTCCCAACAGCATGCTGGTGTATGACGAGGTTCTCCAGCAGCACCGCCGGCTTCTCAGCAAACtggacctggaggagaagagaaggagggaggccAGAGAGGGAG GTTATTACTATGACCTGGACGAGTCATATGACGAGAGTGACGAGGAGGAGGTGAAAGCCCATCTGAAGAGAGTGACACAACAGCCCCCACTCAAACTGGAAGCATCCTCCGAG AAAGTGGattttatgcgtgtgtgtggtctgaCCACACTGGCCAACCGCGATGAGCTTCTGGCgcgaaagaggaggaagaggaggaggatgatgagagAGCGCAGCCTCTCTCCGCCGGCCGTGCGGGGCAAGAGAAAGGCCTCATTACCTTCAACACCTACACCTTCCTTAACTACACCGTACTCTGCCGAGCAGATGGACAGCACCCCGGAACTGCATGAGAAAAAAGACTTCCTCCATATGTTCAACCTCTCCCATGTCAGcccacagcagaggagag ataaggagaggacagaggagctgctgaaggCCATTCAGAGGAAGACTGTGACATTAGACACGCTCAGATTTAATCCTTTACCTCCATGTCGCAGTCCTCCGGCTCCCTCAACtg GTAACTCCTCGTCAGTCCCTCTGCCGAGTCAGGCAAATGGACATCTGTACCCAGACTCTCCAAGCCCCTCCCCTCCATATTTACACAAACCCAAACATCTCCCCCATAATGACACATTCAAACCCTCCATGGACTCCTACGTAGCCCGCATCCCTCCAGCCTTGGCTCCCCATCGTGAAAAAAATGAATTTATGGAGCCTCAGCCAAACAGGAAGCCCCAGGGCCTGCAGAACGGTGTTGTTGCTTCTCCTCAGAAAAAGGAGCACAATCATGTGCAGAATGGACGGAATCGGCCCTGGGAAAGGTTCACACCTGAGGCCTTTGCTCAGCACTTCCACCAGGCTGTGTTGCagtcaacacacaacacactgcagAACAAAG GAGTCTCAAATTGTGTCAGCGAGACTGGCATGAAGGCTGACCGCTCGTTGCCTCACAATGTCTCTCAACTGAACAGTTCAACTCCTCATCATGCCCCTCACCATGCACACATCAATGGCCATCTCTTCCATTCCCTTGTAGCCAGCGGGGACACTCCAGGGCCGCGGGAAAACCTGTCTGATGAGGACGAGGAAGAATCTGGTccggaggaggaagatgaggaggaggaggagatggaagaAGCTCCAAGGAAGTGGCAGGGTATTGAAGCTATTTTTGAGGCCTACCAGGAGTATGCAGATG AATGGACTATAGAGAGGCAAGTGCTTCATGGTCAGTGTAAAAGACTTGAAGCACAGAATTACAATCTGACCAGAACTGCAGAACAGCTCTCTCTCACAATGGGG GATCTGGTGAGTCagaggcagaaagtgagagaggagagggagcaaCTGCAGGCCCAGCTTGAGCACTTCAGGAGGTGTTTGACTCTACCTAACATTCACTGGGGCAGGGGGCAGGTCAACGGGCACACGCCGAGGTGA
- the LOC115010261 gene encoding F-box/LRR-repeat protein 14-like has product MFEMETHISCLFPEILAIIFSYLDVKDKGRVAQVCAAWKDASYHKSVWRGVEAKLHLRRANPSLFPSLQTRGIKKVQILSLRRSLSYVIQGMPHIESLNLCGCFNLTDNGLGHAFVQDIPSLRVLNLSLCKQITDSSLGRIAQYLKNLEVLELGGCSNITNTGLLLIAWGLHRLKSLNLRSCRHVSDVGIGHLSGMTRSAAEGCLSLEKLTLQDCQKLTDLSLKHVSKGLNKLKVLNLSFCGGISDAGMIHLSHMTHLCSLNLRSCDNISDTGIMHLAMGSLRLSGLDVSFCDKIGDQSLAYIAQGLYQLKSLSLCSCHISDDGINRMVRQMHELKTLNIGQCVRITDKGLELIADHLTQLTGIDLYGCTKITKRGLERITQLPCLKVLNLGLWQMTESERVR; this is encoded by the coding sequence ATGTTTGAAATGGAGACACATATATCGTGCCTTTTCCCGGAGATCCTGGCCATTATTTTCAGTTATCTGGACGTTAAAGACAAAGGAAGAGTAGCCCAAGTGTGCGCGGCCTGGAAAGACGCGTCCTACCACAAGTCGGTGTGGAGGGGGGTGGAAGCCAAGCTCCATCTGCGGCGAGCTAACCCGTCTCTGTTCCCCAGTCTGCAAACCAGGGGGATCAAAAAAGTTCAGATTCTCAGCCTAAGGCGAAGCCTGAGCTACGTGATTCAAGGGATGCCGCACATCGAAAGCCTTAACCTGTGTGGATGTTTTAACCTCACAGACAACGGACTCGGACATGCCTTTGTGCAGGACATCCCATCCCTGCGGGTGTTGAACCTCAGCCTTTGTAAACAGATCACTGACTCCAGCTTGGGCAGGATTGCCCAGTACCTCAAAAACCTGGAGGTGCTTGAACTTGGGGGATGTAGCAATATCACAAACACCGGCCTGTTGCTCATTGCCTGGGGCTTGCACAGACTCAAGAGCCTTAACCTGCGCAGCTGTAGGCATGTGTCCGATGTGGGCATCGGTCACCTGTCTGGCATGACCCGCAGCGCGGCAGAGGGCTGCTTGTCCCTGGAGAAGTTAACCTTGCAGGACTGCCAGAAGCTGACTGACCTTTCTCTCAAACATGTTTCAAAGGGCCTAAACAAGCTCAAAGTGCTCAACCTCAGCTTCTGCGGAGGGATATCAGATGCAGGGATGATCCACCTGTCGCATATGACCCACCTGTGCAGCCTGAACCTGCGCTCGTGTGATAACATCAGTGACACAGGGATAATGCATCTGGCCATGGGCTCCCTCCGGCTCTCTGGACTTGATGTCTCCTTCTGTGACAAGATTGGAGACCAGAGCCTGGCTTACATCGCCCAGGGCTTGTATCAGCTCAAgtccctctctctttgttccTGTCATATCAGTGATGATGGCATTAACAGGATGGTACGCCAGATGCACGAACTCAAGACACTCAACATTGGACAGTGTGTGAGGATCACAGACAAAGGGTTGGAGTTGATAGCTGACCATCTTACCCAGCTGACAGGGATTGATCTGTACGGTTGTACTAAGATCACTAAGAGGGGTCTGGAGAGGATAACACAGCTCCCGTGCCTTAAAGTGTTAAACCTGGGACTGTGGCAGATGAccgagagtgagagagtgaggtGA